The following are encoded together in the Flavobacterium sp. TR2 genome:
- a CDS encoding Y-family DNA polymerase: MFALVDCNNFYASCQRVFEPHLRGKPIVILSNNDGCVISRSDEAKALGIPMAIPAFKYESIFKEKNIFVYSSNYPLYGDMSNRVMNLLRTYTPEIEIYSIDEAFLKFSGYDLFDLNTLGLKIRKEVTQGTGIPVSVGFAPTKALAKMANKIARKFADRTQNVYCIDSEEKRIKALKWAKIEDVWGIGRKHAKRLKAKKINTAYEFTQLPDAWVRKEMSVVGLRLKHELEGKPTLELEEASDRKMIATTRSFEKRYTTYEEISERISTFTASCAEKLRRQNCHCNMVTVFIQTSFIKNEESHYSRSITITTDFPTNSTIELNAAAQKGFKAIFKKGYRYKKAGVIVMGLTPNNETQLNLFNTSNPKHEPLMKVIDEMNRSYGNNKIKFGVQSLGRQWKMKQDRLSPKFSTLLKDIITVKT; this comes from the coding sequence ATGTTTGCTTTAGTCGATTGTAATAATTTTTATGCTTCTTGCCAAAGAGTATTTGAACCGCATTTAAGAGGAAAACCTATCGTTATCCTTTCTAACAATGATGGCTGTGTTATTTCACGTTCTGATGAAGCTAAAGCTCTGGGTATACCAATGGCAATTCCTGCCTTTAAATACGAATCTATTTTTAAGGAAAAGAATATTTTTGTTTATTCTTCAAATTATCCGCTCTATGGAGATATGAGTAATCGGGTAATGAATCTCCTGCGAACTTATACGCCTGAAATTGAAATTTACAGTATAGACGAAGCTTTTTTAAAATTCTCGGGTTACGATTTATTTGATCTGAATACACTTGGATTAAAAATACGCAAAGAGGTCACACAAGGAACAGGTATTCCCGTAAGTGTAGGTTTTGCACCTACCAAAGCCTTAGCCAAAATGGCGAATAAAATTGCTCGAAAATTTGCTGATCGCACACAAAATGTTTATTGCATCGATTCTGAAGAAAAAAGAATCAAAGCCTTAAAATGGGCTAAAATTGAAGATGTTTGGGGAATTGGGAGAAAACACGCGAAAAGACTTAAAGCAAAAAAAATTAATACAGCTTATGAATTTACCCAACTTCCAGATGCTTGGGTAAGAAAAGAAATGTCTGTAGTCGGGCTTAGATTAAAACATGAATTGGAAGGGAAACCGACTTTAGAATTAGAGGAAGCATCAGACCGAAAAATGATTGCTACAACTAGATCTTTCGAAAAAAGATATACTACTTATGAAGAAATATCAGAGCGAATTAGCACATTTACAGCTTCTTGTGCCGAAAAATTAAGGAGACAAAATTGTCATTGCAATATGGTAACCGTTTTTATACAGACTAGTTTTATAAAAAACGAAGAATCTCATTATTCAAGAAGCATTACAATTACAACAGATTTTCCAACCAATTCTACGATAGAACTTAATGCAGCAGCTCAAAAAGGGTTTAAAGCTATTTTTAAAAAAGGTTATCGCTATAAAAAAGCAGGTGTAATTGTAATGGGCTTAACACCAAATAACGAAACACAGCTTAATTTATTTAACACTTCAAACCCTAAACATGAGCCTTTAATGAAAGTAATTGATGAAATGAATCGGAGCTATGGCAACAATAAAATTAAATTCGGCGTACAGTCTTTAGGCCGACAATGGAAAATGAAACAGGACAGATTATCTCCCAAATTCTCTACTCTCCTTAAAGATATTATCACAGTCAAAACTTAA